In Paramisgurnus dabryanus chromosome 7, PD_genome_1.1, whole genome shotgun sequence, the following are encoded in one genomic region:
- the LOC135769653 gene encoding zinc finger BED domain-containing protein 4-like, which produces MSAVWKHFKVSEKEAKTAVCRHCSAELSRGGASAKTYSTSSLIYHLKSKHPEHHAEYEKDTAAATATAAAKRKVAPGPTPTPSVADFLEKAKKFANDSAKAKGITKRIMEFIALDDQPFSVVEDVGFRRLIDYIEPRYTIPSRRHFSDVCLPEMYNVISTNVHELLATDIAALSFTTDIWSSDVSPTSMLSLTAQWIDTDFKLQKIVLHSQEFRGSHTAVAISEAFANMFDTWRIDRSKVHAVVSDNARNMAKAMEDSNLKGIRCMAHTIQLAVNEGLLSQRSIADVIAIGRKIVGHFKHSPLAYSRLQSIQEQFGMPQKRFQQDVSTRWNSTYYMLESLFAQKRVLATYIADHDLPATFTAYQWVLIENVLSLLAPFEQITKEISSSDASVADVIPLLAALKRLLNKEAETDHGVKTTKSALLEAVSSRFSQADSEPLYCIATVLDPRYKDHYLDVGKKMSTREMIQAELDLGKPLGDGDGQVMHSAGDENSAESKRARTTDEPRTVSLSDMFDEILQENNPFARQRTSSTAQQLDGYLSEVPIPRSNNPLEFWRTNQGRFPDLAQMARRYLSAPCTSTDSERLFSAASHVIDEKRNRLSCEKAEKLHCK; this is translated from the exons ATGTCAGCAGTGTGGAAGCACTTTAAAGTGTCAGAGAAAGAGGCAAAAACGGCCGTTTGCAGACATTGTTCTGCTGAATTGTCCAGAGGGGGTGCGTCTGCAAAAACGTACAGCACTTCAAGCTTAATTTATCACTTAAAATCAAAACACCCCGAACATCATGCAGAGTACGAGAAAGACACGGCGGCGGCAACGGCAACAGCAGCAGCGAAAAGAAAAGTAGCTCCCGGTCCCACACCCACTCCATCTGTGGCTGACTTCTTAGAAAAGGCAAAAAAGTTTGCCAATGACAGTGCCAAAGCTAAAGGTATTACTAAAAGGATAATGGAATTCATCGCATTGGATGATCAACCATTCTCTGTTGTAGAGGATGTTGGATTTCGCAGGCTTATAGACTATATTGAGCCCCGTTACACCATCCCTAGTAGACGGCATTTCTCAGACGTGTGCTTACCTGAGATGTATAACGTCATTTCAACTAACGTCCATGAGCTTTTGGCTACAGATATTGCAGCCCTCAGCTTCACGACTGATATTTGGAGCTCGGATGTGAGCCCCACTAGTATGCTGAGTTTAACTGCGCAGTGGATCGACACAGATTTTAAGCTACAAAAGATTGTGCTTCACTCGCAAGAGTTTAGAGGGTCCCATACAGCTGTAGCCATATCTGAGGCGTTCGCCAACATGTTTGACACTTGGCGTATCGACCGATCTAAAGTGCATGCGGTAGTAAGTGACAACGCAAGAAATATGGCTAAAGCCATGGAAGATAGCAATCTGAAAGGCATACGGTGTATGGCACACACAATTCAACTGGCGGTCAACGAGGGACTGTTGAGTCAGCGCAGTATAGCAGATGTGATAGCGATAGGCAGGAAAATTGTTGGCCATTTTAAACATTCACCGCTTGCCTATTCGCGCCTACAATCTATCCAAGAACAGTTCGGAATGCCACAAAAACGTTTCCAACAAGATGTGAGCACAAGGTGGAACAGTACATATTATATGCTGGAAAGCCTTTTTGCGCAAAAGCGAGTCTTGGCTACATACATAGCAGATCATGACCTGCCCGCGACATTCACCGCATACCAGTGGGTGTTAATCGAGAACGTTCTCTCTCTTCTCGCCCCCTTTGAGCAGATAACAAAAGAGATAAGCTCATCTGATGCATCTGTGGCAGACGTCATACCCTTACTTGCAGCACTAAAGCGTCTTTTAAACAAAGAGGCTGAAACAGACCACGGAGTAAAAACAACTAAAAGTGCGCTCTTAGAAGCTGTCAGCTCACGATTTAGTCAGGCGGACTCAGAACCCCTGTACTGCATCGCGACTGTGCTTGATCCACGATATAAAGATCATTACTTGGATGTGGGGAAAAAGATGAGCACACGAGAAATGATCCAGGCCGAGTTGGATTTGGGAAAGCCGCTAGGTGATGGAGACGGTCAGGTGATGCACAGCGCAGGAGATGAAAACAGCGCAGAGAGTAAACGGGCTCGTACTACAGATGAGCCGCGCACAGTCTCGCTGTCTGACATGTTCGATGAGATCCTCCAAGAGAATAACCCATTTGCAAGACAGAGGACAAGCTCGACCGCTCAACAGTTAGATGGGTATCTCTCAGAAGTCCCCATCCCCAGGAGCAATAACCCTCTCGAATTTTGGAGGACCAATCAAGGCCGCTTTCCCGACCTGGCGCAGATGGCACGCAG GTACTTGTCTGCTCCATGCACAAGCACCGACAGTGAGAGACTGTTTAGTGCTGCATCTCATGTCATCGATGAGAAGAGAAACCGACTTTCATGTGAGAAAGCAGAGAAGCTACACTGTAAATAA